A single genomic interval of Carassius carassius chromosome 24, fCarCar2.1, whole genome shotgun sequence harbors:
- the LOC132103235 gene encoding cbp/p300-interacting transactivator 3-like — translation MAEHMMMPMNHGQGNGALHGYRMGMNGGLQAGPQQHVPQPGLRAMPNGQMIHYGAGSQGNMEAAMRQRANMVGPMNGQMGHHQMQSTNMMFNNQGQLQQHHVQQHQQHHHLHQAQQQQPPQQQQQQQQQYMSGGLTSQQLMASMHLQKLNTQYNGQPLGHMNGNHMGNGAQFRMGQAQLSNMQHMAGPALILNGMDADLIDEEVLTSLVMELGLDRVQELPELFLGQNEFDFISDFVSKQQPSTVSC, via the coding sequence ATGGCAGAGCACATGATGATGCCCATGAACCACGGACAGGGTAATGGGGCTCTGCATGGCTACCGAATGGGCATGAATGGAGGCCTGCAGGCGGGCCCCCAGCAGCATGTGCCCCAGCCTGGCCTGAGAGCAATGCCCAATGGACAGATGATCCACTATGGAGCGGGCTCTCAGGGAAACATGGAGGCCGCCATGCGCCAGAGAGCCAACATGGTGGGGCCTATGAATGGACAGATGGGTCACCACCAAATGCAGTCAACTAACATGATGTTCAACAACCAGGGCCAGCTGCAACAACATCACGTTCAGCAGCACCAGCAGCACCACCACTTGCACCAAGCACAGCAGCAACAGCctccgcagcagcagcagcaacaacaacaacagtacatGAGCGGGGGTCTCACTTCCCAACAGCTCATGGCCAGCATGCACCTTCAGAAACTCAACACGCAGTACAATGGACAACCGCTGGGACACATGAATGGCAATCACATGGGGAACGGGGCGCAGTTCCGCATGGGTCAGGCCCAGCTGAGCAACATGCAGCATATGGCCGGCCCAGCTCTTATTCTCAATGGCATGGACGCTGATTTGATCGATGAAGAGGTTTTGACTTCGCTGGTCATGGAACTAGGACTGGACAGGGTGCAGGAACTCCCTGAACTCTTTCTGGGACAGAATGAATTTGACTTTATCTCAGACTTTGTGAGCAAACAGCAGCCGAGCACTGTTAGCTGCTGA